CTGCGGTCCATCGGATTCCCGTGCTGAGCTCGGAAGAAGAGCAGGCGCTGTCGCGCGACTACCTCGAAGAGGCCAACCTGGGCGCCGCGAAGAAGCTGGTGATGTCGCACCTGCGTTTCGTGGTGCACGTGGCGCGCGGCTACAGCGGCTACGGCCTGCAGCTGGCCGACCTGATCCAGGAAGGCAACATCGGCCTGATGAAGGCGGTCAAGCGTTTCGACCCCGACCAGGGCGTGCGCCTGGTCAGCTTCGCGGTGCACTGGATTCGTGCCGAGATGCACGAGTTCATCCTGAAGAACTGGCGCATCGTGAAGGTCGCCACCACCAAGGCGCAGCGCAAGCTGTTCTTCAACCTGCGCAAGAGCAAGAAGCGCCTGGGCTGGATGAACGCGGCGGAAGTCAGCACGGTGGCGAAGGATCTGGGCGTGCCCGAGGCCACGGTGCGCGAGATGGAGTCGCGCCTGTCCGGCCGCGACATCGGTTTCGAGGCTCCGGCCGACGCCGATGACGACGCCAAGCCGGCGCCGGCGGCGTTCCTGATCGACGACGGCGCCGACCCGTACGAGAACGTGGCCGACGAGGACTACGCCGACAACCAGATGCAGACGCTGACCGATGCGCTGAGCCATCTGGACAAGCGTTCGCGCGACATCATCCAGCGCCGCTGGCTGGACGACGACAACAAGGCCACGCTGCAGGATCTGGCCGACGAGTACGGCGTTTCCGCCGAGCGCATCCGCCAGGTCGAGGCGAACGCGATGAAGAAGATGCGCGGGCTGTTCGCCACCGCATGATCCGATTCCCGTAGCGACGTCCGCCCAGGGAGGGATGGACAGCAAGACGGCCCCGTGAGGGGCCGTTTTCGCATGCGTGATCGCGATTGCGGATGGTGCCTAGCGCCGTACCGCCGCGGGCTGGCGCAGTGCCATGCCCTTCAGCACGTTCAGTGCCTGCGACAGGGCGTAGTCGCTGGTGGCCAGTTTTGCATCGGCGGCGCTGCCGTCGTTGTTGATGTCGGTGCCGGTCGCCGCGTTCTCGTTGGCCAGATGGTTGGGCAGGTCGGCTTCCGAACTGATCAGCACCGGGCCGCTGTCGGCCTTGTTGACGGTGAGGTCGGCCAGCGCGATGTCGGGCTTGATCCCTTCGGCCTGGATCGAGGTGCCGTTCGGCGTGTAGTAGCGCGCGGTGGTGATCTTCACGGCGTGGTCGGCGTCCAGCGGCAGCACGGTCTGCACCACGCCCTTGCCGAACGTGCGCTGGCCCATGATCAGGGCGCGATGGTTGTCCTTCAGCGCGCCGGAGACGATTTCGGCGGCCGAGGCGGTGCCGTTGTTGGTCAGCACGATCAGCGGGGCGCCATCGAGCTGGTCGCCGGGGTGCGCCTTGAAGCTCATGTTGGCGTCCTGCAGACGGCCGCGGGTGGTGACGATGACGCCGGCGTCGAGGAAGTCGTCGCTGACGCCGACTGCGGCAGTGAGCAGGCCGCCCGGGTTGTTGCGCAGGTCGAGCACCGCGCCCCTTGGCGCGCCGTTCTTCCTGATCAGTTCGGCCAGCTTGTGCTCGAGGTCGCTGGCGGTGTCTTCCTGGAACTGGCTGATCCGCACATAGGCGTAGCCGGGTTCCAGCTCGCGCACCTTGATGCTGCTCACCGAGATGTTCTCGCGCACCAGCTGCAGGTCGACCAGCTTGTCGCTGTTCGGATGCACGACAGTCAGCTCGATCTTGCTGCCTGGCTTGCCGCGCAGCTGGCGGAACATGTCGTCCACGTTCTGCGCATCGATCAGCGTGCCGTTGATCTTGACGATGTTGTCGCCGGGCTTGATCCCGGCGCGCGCGGCCGGCGTGTCGTCGATCGGCGAGACGATGCGCAGGCCGCCGTCGACCTGCAGCACCTCGATGCCCAGCCCGCTGTATTCGCCGGTGGTGTCCTCGTTGAGCTGGGTCAGGCCGTCCTTGTCCAGGTATTCGCTGTGCGGATCGAGCCCGGCCAGCATGCCGGTGATCGCGGCCTTCATCAGGGTCTTGTCGTCGACCTTCTCCACGTACGCCTGGCGCACCACCTCATAGACGCGGCTGAAGTTGCGGATGTCATCGAGGTCCACCGCGCTCGGCGCACTGGTCGCCGTGCTGCTGGTGGCGGGCAGGTCGACCGGGGCGGCGACGCTGGCGCTGCCGGCGGGCGCGTCCTGGGCGTGGCTGGCCGGCAGCGCCAACGCAAGCGGAGTGGCCAGCAGCAGGGCGAGCGGGATACGGGAGGTTGGACGCATGAAGGGTGACTCCGCACAACGGACAGGCAACGCGCTCGCACGCGGTGAAAAGGGGCGCAACCACTGGGACAACCAAACCCCGGCGGAATTCAGCGCAGGCGCGCC
This is a stretch of genomic DNA from Rhodanobacter sp. FDAARGOS 1247. It encodes these proteins:
- the rpoH gene encoding RNA polymerase sigma factor RpoH, whose amino-acid sequence is MSQALVTANFPLPSVVGSLDAYISAVHRIPVLSSEEEQALSRDYLEEANLGAAKKLVMSHLRFVVHVARGYSGYGLQLADLIQEGNIGLMKAVKRFDPDQGVRLVSFAVHWIRAEMHEFILKNWRIVKVATTKAQRKLFFNLRKSKKRLGWMNAAEVSTVAKDLGVPEATVREMESRLSGRDIGFEAPADADDDAKPAPAAFLIDDGADPYENVADEDYADNQMQTLTDALSHLDKRSRDIIQRRWLDDDNKATLQDLADEYGVSAERIRQVEANAMKKMRGLFATA
- a CDS encoding S41 family peptidase, which gives rise to MRPTSRIPLALLLATPLALALPASHAQDAPAGSASVAAPVDLPATSSTATSAPSAVDLDDIRNFSRVYEVVRQAYVEKVDDKTLMKAAITGMLAGLDPHSEYLDKDGLTQLNEDTTGEYSGLGIEVLQVDGGLRIVSPIDDTPAARAGIKPGDNIVKINGTLIDAQNVDDMFRQLRGKPGSKIELTVVHPNSDKLVDLQLVRENISVSSIKVRELEPGYAYVRISQFQEDTASDLEHKLAELIRKNGAPRGAVLDLRNNPGGLLTAAVGVSDDFLDAGVIVTTRGRLQDANMSFKAHPGDQLDGAPLIVLTNNGTASAAEIVSGALKDNHRALIMGQRTFGKGVVQTVLPLDADHAVKITTARYYTPNGTSIQAEGIKPDIALADLTVNKADSGPVLISSEADLPNHLANENAATGTDINNDGSAADAKLATSDYALSQALNVLKGMALRQPAAVRR